In Silene latifolia isolate original U9 population chromosome X, ASM4854445v1, whole genome shotgun sequence, the following proteins share a genomic window:
- the LOC141622631 gene encoding mannosyl-oligosaccharide 1,2-alpha-mannosidase MNS1-like — MARSRSSSGCLRYINPAYYLKRPKRLAMLFILFVVATLLVWDRQTLVRDHEEELATLLADVSRLQEELEGLKNARGMKSGDSGSKAVKDDPIEVERRQKVKEAMIHAWSSYEKYAWGQDELQPQTKNGVNSFGGLGATLVDSLDTLYIMGLDEQFQRARDWVASSLNFNKDYDASVFETTIRVVGGLLSAYDLSSDKMFLEKARDIADRLLPAWDTPSGVPYNVINLAHGRPHNPGWTGGDSILADSGTEQLEFIALSQRTGDPKYQQKVENVISVLNKTFPPDGLLPIYINPDSGSGSRSTITFGAMGDSFYEYLLKVWIQGNKTSAVKPYRQMWETSMKGLSLLIRRTTPSSFTYICERNGGSLTDKMDELACFAPGMLALGSSGYGPGESKKYMSLAEELAWTCYNFYQSTPTKLAGENYFFHSGEDLSVGTSWNILRPETVESLFYLWRLTGNKTYQEWGWNIFQAFEKNSRIESGYVGLKDVNTGVKDNMMQSFFLAETLKYLYLLFSPPSVISLDEWVFNTEAHPLRIVTRGGSSDQHDKPVIRQRARKEGRD; from the exons GAAGAGTTGGCAACATTACTAGCAGATGTCAGTCGATTGCAAGAGGAG CTCGAAGGGTTGAAAAATGCCCGAGGCATGAAGAGTGGTGACTCAGGAAGTAAGGCTGTTAAAGATGATCCTATCGAAGTTGAGCGAAGGCAAAAGGTTAAGGAGGCCATGATTCATGCTTGGAGTTCATATGAGAAATATGCTTGGGGCCAAGATGAACTTCAG CCGCAAACAAAAAATGGTGTCAATAGTTTTGGAGGTCTTGGAGCAACACTTGTAGATTCACTGGATACATTGTATATAATGGGACTGGATGAACAGTTTCAGAGAGCTAGAGA TTGGGTTGCCAGTTCATTGAATTTCAACAAAGATTATGATGCTAGCGTCTTTGAGACAACCATAAG AGTTGTAGGTGGACTTCTGAGTGCATATGATCTCTCTAGTGACAAGATGTTTCTTGAGAAAGCTCGAGATATTGCAGATAGATTGCTTCCTGCATGGGACACTCCGTCTGGTGTTCCATATAATGTTATTAATCTGGCTCATGGAAGGCCACACAATCCTGGATGGACTGGG GGTGACAGCATACTAGCAGATTCAGGCACTGAGCAGCTAGAGTTCATTGCACTCTCGCAGAGGACGGGAGACCCGAAGTACCAACAGAAG GTAGAAAATGTAATATCGGTGCTCAATAAGACATTTCCTCCTGATGGTCTACTACCTATCTATATTAATCCTGATAGTGGGTCCGGCTCACGCTCTACCATAACTTTTGGTGCTATGGGTGACAG CTTTTATGAATATCTACTCAAAGTATGGATTCAGGGGAACAAGACTTCAGCTGTGAAGCCTTACAG ACAAATGTGGGAGACATCGATGAAAGGATTGTCATTACTTATCCGGAGGACGACTCCTTCTTCTTTCACATATATATGTGAGAGGAATGGGGGCTCGCTAACGGACAAG ATGGATGAATTAGCATGTTTTGCTCCTGGTATGTTAGCTTTGGGATCATCTGGTTACGGCCCTGGAGAATCTAAGAAATATATGTCACTTGCTGAAGAG CTGGCATGGACATGTTACAACTTCTACCAGTCGACACCCACAAAATTGGCTGGGGAGAATTATTTCTTCCACTCCGGAGAG GACCTGTCTGTTGGTACATCTTGGAACATTCTGAGACCAGAAACAGTGGAATCATTGTTTTACTTGTGGCGTCTTACTGGAAATAAGACGTACCAAGAATGGGGTTGGAACATCTTTCAAGCATTCGAGAAAAACTCACGGATTGAGTCTGGCTATGTCGGGCTTAAGGAT GTAAATACTGGTGTCAAGGACAATATGATGCAAAGCTTCTTCCTGGCAGAAACCTTGAAATACTTGTATCTTCTTTTTTCACCACCGTCCGTCATTTCCTTAGATGAATGGGTTTTCAACACAGAGGCTCATCCTCTTCGAATTGTAACCCGGGGAGGCAGCAGTGATCAACATGATAAACCAGTTATTCGGCAACGTGCTAGGAAAGAAGGCCGGGACTGA
- the LOC141622632 gene encoding protein MANNAN SYNTHESIS-RELATED 1-like, whose amino-acid sequence MQRSEREHHSNNNGGLVVDKKKEQHRSNCTLIVVKWISSVAADPRQILAGFLTVTMFVMLAHMIKREHFDSFSKVDISPLQTNPLEKAKFEEQIEDAVDNIALWGDDVPALKPCWTKSSFGKAHQSEGYLTFSLTDGPEYHVSQIADAVVVARSIGATLVLPDIRGSKLGDKRDFEDVYDAKKFINSLDGVVRVVKEPSTTIAAKNLAVVKVPTRVTKTQIEENIEPMFKKKGNVRLATSFPSVNMQKTAGKTETDLVACKAMFGSLELQSEIHGVVDSMLERLRTLSRKSDGRFIAVDLRVDLLKKKGCEEQNSCFDAREVAVFLRKIGYGKDTTIYVTEPRWNSSLSELKELFPKTYTKEGIMPTDKKDKFLDVEAPTLEEVIDFHICSESDVFVPAISGLFYANVAGKRISTGKTQILVPTEISDLSATPDRFISDYITKQTHLAYSCFC is encoded by the exons atgcAGAGATCTGAGAGAGAGCATCATAGTAATAATAACGGAGGATTAGTAGTTGATAAAAAGAAAGAACAACATCGTTCTAATTGTACGTTAATTGTTGTTAAATGGATCTCAAGTGTTGCTGCTGATCCTAGACAAATTCTTGCTGGTTTTCTTACTGTTACTATGTTTGTTATGCTTGCTCATATGATCAAAAGAGAGCATTTTGATTCTTTTTCCAAG GTGGACATTTCACCACTTCAAACAAATCCATTGGAAAAAGCCAAGTTTGAAGAACAGATTGAAGATGCAGTTGATAACATTGCATTATGGGGTGATGATGTTCCTGCACTTAAACCCTGTTGGACCAAATCAAGTTTTG GTAAAGCACATCAATCTGAGGGGTATCTTACTTTTTCCTTGACAGATGGTCCTGAATACCATGTCTCACAG ATTGCTGATGCAGTGGTGGTCGCGAGAAGCATTGGTGCGACTCTTGTACTTCCCGATATCAGGGGAAGCAAACTGGGGGACAAAAG GGATTTCGAAGACGTCTATGACGCTAAAAAGTTCATAAATAGTTTAGATGGAGTTGTCAGGGTAGTGAAGGAACCATCTACAACGATAGCAGCAAAAAATCTTGCTGTTGTGAAGGTTCCAACTCGTGTTACAAAAACGCAAATTGAAGAAAATATCGAGCCAATGTTCAAGAAGAAGGGCAATGTCAGGCTAGCCACATCTTTTCCGTCAGTAAATATGCAAAAGACTGCAGGCAAAACCGAGACTGACCTGGTTGCATGCAAGGCAATGTTTGGGTCATTAGAATTGCAGTCTGAAATCCATGGAGTTGTTGACTCAATGTTGGAGCGTTTAAGAACATTGAGCAGAAAGTCAGACGGCCGTTTCATAGCCGTGGATTTAAGGGTTGATCTCTTAAAGAAGAAGGGTTGCGAAGAGCAGAACAGTTGTTTCGATGCCAGGGAAGTTGCGGTATTTTTAAGGAAAATTGGCTATGGTAAGGATACCACAATCTATGTGACCGAACCCAGATGGAACAGTAGTCTTAGTGAACTAAAGGAGCTCTTCCCGAAAACTTACACAAAG GAGGGGATAATGCCAACGGATAAGAAGGATAAATTCCTCGATGTTGAAGCCCCGACATTAGAAGAGGTGATTGATTTCCACATCTGCTCAGAAAGCGACGTTTTTGTGCCAGCCATTTCCGGTCTATTCTATGCCAATGTTGCTGGCAAACGTATCTCAACTGGCAAAACTCAGATACTTGTTCCGACTGAGATATCAGATCTTTCTGCTACTCCAGATCGCTTCATTTCCGATTACATCACCAAGCAGACCCACCTGGCGTATTCGTGTTTCTGTTGA